From the Metamycoplasma hominis ATCC 23114 genome, one window contains:
- a CDS encoding DUF4190 domain-containing protein, translated as MNYCPNCGTKLNNANYCPNCGKKVEKDAYVTTQMNTTQPSQPYLQRQQQIQNSPTNGFAIAGFILSFFFAMLGFIFSCIGLSKSKSMNDSGRTLSIAGIIISCLTMFFAFVVFVTVMSVSH; from the coding sequence ATGAATTATTGTCCAAATTGTGGAACTAAATTAAATAACGCTAATTATTGCCCAAATTGCGGAAAAAAGGTGGAAAAAGATGCATATGTAACAACACAAATGAATACAACGCAACCATCTCAACCTTATTTGCAACGTCAACAACAAATCCAAAATTCACCAACTAATGGATTTGCTATTGCCGGATTTATATTGTCATTTTTCTTTGCAATGTTAGGTTTTATTTTTAGCTGTATTGGGCTTAGCAAGTCAAAATCAATGAATGATTCAGGAAGAACTTTGTCAATAGCAGGAATTATTATTTCTTGCTTAACTATGTTTTTTGCCTTTGTTGTATTTGTTACTGTAATGAGCGTAAGCCATTAG
- a CDS encoding amino acid permease, whose amino-acid sequence MAEEQLVVTSSLKKKIGFFSAILIVMGSAIGVGVFLRSKNVLQNSANNVVWALIVWLIAGFAVITMGIALVEVASGRNDNLGVIGWTKAFSTLSLYKGTKFFMTYLYLPFTYFFMPYYVIVQFQDGIAGFVGYSKVGFGGSTSAPWIYFAIGLALTLWMIFSAGISGRATNIQNWIVTVAKLIPIFVVIILGIIFAVYKGTGKEGFVAGVDDGVTPLWHKITSADLFNKSSSSFLGLTPFLTVFSSLGGIFFAFDGFYVTAGIQSEMKHPEKTPAAIVIGLASMTVLYMLIAVTMTLGGNNGSFYGFGDELNAVKAGWVFGVINILISIGIIGILNGFTAWATRWVEDLVREGEMFVPVRAYRYIKHSQVPWVGATFVLLISLPFMVIFTAIGAYAYFGGGYSTDYGYQIDNLLTFADLMANWMAVFAFAFIATSIIGMLQNRKKHFIAVVEGKHSKWTGYVSVIFILSVMFFLAIDPFISIGLSAAQYVADKTQDNRNGLVGNIATSVLFIIYAAVSFLGAPVERQIAKSNKIKFDRVLSGNICAHEVPEWCPCKLEELKEKAELNDMVLKTFAEAR is encoded by the coding sequence ATGGCCGAAGAACAATTAGTTGTTACTTCAAGTCTTAAGAAAAAGATTGGCTTCTTTTCAGCTATTCTTATCGTTATGGGTTCGGCTATCGGTGTTGGGGTTTTCCTACGTTCAAAGAACGTTTTACAAAACTCAGCTAACAACGTCGTATGAGCATTGATCGTTTGATTAATTGCTGGATTTGCCGTAATTACCATGGGTATTGCATTAGTTGAAGTTGCATCAGGACGTAATGACAACTTAGGTGTTATAGGTTGAACCAAGGCATTTAGTACATTAAGTCTATACAAAGGTACTAAGTTCTTTATGACCTATCTATATCTACCATTTACTTACTTCTTTATGCCTTACTACGTTATCGTTCAATTCCAAGACGGTATCGCAGGATTCGTAGGATACAGCAAAGTAGGATTTGGTGGTTCTACAAGTGCTCCATGAATCTACTTTGCAATAGGTCTAGCACTTACATTATGAATGATTTTTTCAGCCGGTATTAGTGGCCGTGCTACAAACATTCAAAACTGAATAGTTACAGTTGCAAAATTAATTCCTATTTTCGTAGTTATTATTTTGGGTATTATTTTTGCTGTATACAAAGGTACAGGAAAAGAAGGATTCGTTGCTGGAGTTGATGATGGTGTTACACCACTATGACACAAAATAACATCAGCTGACCTATTCAACAAGAGTTCATCATCATTCTTAGGATTAACACCATTCCTAACTGTATTTAGCTCACTAGGTGGTATCTTCTTTGCATTCGACGGTTTCTATGTAACCGCTGGTATTCAATCAGAAATGAAACACCCAGAAAAAACCCCTGCTGCTATTGTTATTGGTTTAGCATCAATGACTGTTCTATACATGTTAATTGCTGTTACAATGACATTAGGTGGAAACAACGGTTCATTCTACGGATTTGGAGATGAATTAAACGCTGTTAAAGCAGGTTGAGTATTTGGTGTAATTAACATTTTAATCTCAATCGGTATTATTGGTATTTTAAACGGTTTTACCGCTTGAGCTACAAGATGAGTAGAAGACTTAGTTAGAGAAGGTGAAATGTTCGTGCCTGTAAGAGCTTACAGATACATTAAACATTCACAAGTTCCATGAGTTGGAGCAACCTTCGTATTATTAATTTCTCTACCATTTATGGTTATCTTCACTGCTATTGGTGCTTACGCATACTTTGGTGGAGGATATTCAACAGACTACGGTTACCAAATTGATAACCTATTAACATTTGCTGACTTGATGGCAAACTGAATGGCTGTATTCGCATTCGCATTCATTGCAACATCAATTATCGGAATGTTACAAAACAGAAAGAAACACTTTATTGCTGTTGTTGAAGGAAAACACAGTAAATGAACAGGATACGTATCAGTTATCTTCATCTTATCAGTTATGTTCTTCTTAGCAATTGACCCATTCATATCAATAGGTCTATCAGCAGCTCAATACGTTGCAGATAAAACACAAGACAACAGAAACGGCTTAGTAGGAAACATTGCTACATCAGTTCTATTTATAATATATGCAGCAGTTTCATTCTTAGGCGCTCCAGTTGAAAGACAAATTGCTAAATCTAACAAGATTAAATTTGATAGAGTTCTTTCAGGAAACATTTGTGCACACGAAGTTCCAGAATGATGCCCATGCAAATTAGAAGAATTAAAAGAAAAAGCTGAACTAAATGACATGGTTCTAAAAACATTTGCTGAAGCAAGATAA
- a CDS encoding HAD-IC family P-type ATPase codes for MKNSKEQINNIPYVLDETLINTNLKTGLSSQEATLRLNKFGKNELHKAKKINPFLIYLEQFKDILVIILLFAAIISYALAIVSGTQNNWNWSINGNRLLIEFIEPTIILFVVLTNSLVGAIQEIKSIQAVEALSKLSPLQAKVVRDGNLITLASSDITVGDIVLIESGDVVPSDGYLLFSSNLTVIESALTGESEPATKDYQAKRNLTLAMADRQFMVYSSTVVATGTAYFVVTSVGENNEIGKISKLVNQQKESMTPLQIKINKLGKIFGYSGLALFLASLVTQIVFHAVSRNSFADTMFWGNAIVGAISLAVAAIPEGLIAFTSIILAIGVQRMARKNAIVKNLMAVESLGNCAVICSDKTGTLTQNKMTIVDAFDGSQLLSNNSEIKNFLNIIELGSLCCDANLTRNEKDEYVVVGDPTEIAFLYELEKFSNFKYKNNLEIEYKRLHLFPFDSDRKMKSVINQNDNNYWATVMGAPEIIIEKM; via the coding sequence ATGAAAAATAGTAAAGAACAGATTAACAATATTCCTTATGTTTTAGATGAAACATTGATTAACACAAATTTAAAAACCGGCCTAAGCTCACAAGAGGCCACCTTAAGACTTAACAAGTTTGGAAAAAATGAGTTGCATAAAGCAAAAAAAATAAATCCATTTTTAATATATTTAGAGCAATTTAAAGATATATTGGTCATTATATTATTATTTGCGGCAATAATATCTTATGCTCTTGCGATTGTTTCAGGAACTCAAAATAATTGAAATTGATCTATCAATGGTAATCGCTTATTAATCGAATTTATTGAACCTACAATTATATTATTTGTAGTTCTTACTAATTCGCTAGTAGGTGCTATTCAAGAAATTAAGAGCATACAAGCAGTTGAGGCATTGAGCAAATTAAGTCCCTTGCAAGCTAAGGTTGTCCGTGATGGCAATTTAATAACGTTAGCATCAAGTGATATAACCGTTGGCGATATTGTTTTAATTGAATCAGGTGATGTTGTACCTTCTGATGGTTATTTGTTGTTTAGTTCAAATTTAACTGTTATTGAGAGTGCATTAACAGGCGAAAGTGAACCGGCGACAAAAGATTACCAAGCTAAGAGAAATTTAACATTAGCAATGGCAGATAGACAATTTATGGTTTATTCTTCAACTGTAGTTGCTACAGGAACTGCTTATTTTGTTGTTACATCGGTAGGTGAAAATAACGAAATCGGAAAAATTTCTAAATTAGTTAATCAACAAAAAGAATCAATGACTCCTCTACAAATTAAAATCAATAAATTAGGAAAAATATTTGGATATTCAGGTCTTGCATTATTTTTAGCAAGTTTAGTGACTCAAATAGTTTTCCATGCGGTATCAAGAAATTCTTTTGCTGATACAATGTTTTGAGGCAATGCAATAGTTGGAGCCATTTCACTAGCAGTTGCTGCCATTCCTGAGGGATTAATTGCTTTTACTTCAATTATTTTAGCAATTGGTGTTCAAAGAATGGCAAGAAAGAATGCGATTGTTAAGAACTTAATGGCTGTTGAGTCTCTTGGCAATTGTGCAGTAATATGTTCAGATAAAACAGGAACATTAACGCAAAACAAGATGACAATTGTAGATGCTTTTGATGGAAGTCAACTACTATCAAATAATAGTGAGATTAAAAACTTCTTAAATATTATTGAATTAGGTTCGTTATGTTGCGACGCAAATTTGACTCGCAATGAAAAAGATGAATATGTTGTAGTTGGAGATCCAACAGAAATAGCATTTTTATATGAACTTGAAAAATTTTCTAATTTTAAATACAAAAACAACCTAGAAATAGAATATAAGCGTTTGCATTTGTTCCCATTTGATTCAGATAGAAAAATGAAATCAGTAATAAATCAAAACGACAACAATTATTGAGCAACGGTTATGGGTGCTCCTGAAATAATAATTGAAAAAATGTAA
- a CDS encoding DNA topoisomerase (ATP-hydrolyzing), with product MKKDRKEEIQEVTENIIEKNMADIMSDRFGRYSKYIIQQRAIPDARDGLKPVQRRILYSMWNLHLKNSEPFKKSARIVGDVIGRYHPHGDSSIYEALVRMAQDWKSNFPLIEMHGNKGSIDDDPAAAMRYTESRLEKISELMLKDLDRKVVKMAPNFDDSEYEPIVLPALFPNLLVNGAKGIAAGFATEIPPHNLGEVIDATIALIKNPTISIEELSEIVKGPDFPTGAIINGINEIKKALSSGQGRITISSKYHYVYDKKDESKIIGIEIIEIPFGVVKSKLVADIDAIAIDKKISGIKEVLDQTDRNGISIFIQLEDGANADAIIAYLMNKTELSISYSYNMVAIDNNRPVILNLYSALIAYLSHLKEVNINGINYDLKKFKLRLEIVEGFIKVAEISDEVIHLIKESDNSKKGVILALMNKFKFSELQATAIAELRLYKLSRMDQIEFQEEKKNLEIQIENCNKLLNDKWEFNQYLIKQLLEIKNQYSKPRLTEISDQKIDKEIDHKLLTKNEDFYLYITKDGYYKKISLKVYTSNELSTFKLKEEDNVFYFDKVNSLSKILFFTNLGNYFIIDCHLFKDCNWKDLGQHISSIVALESSEKIIRVIEITSFNNYANFILMSKLGYAKKVNLRDFENKSSLKTKTCMSFKDDNDELIDAQISNDEKMLFILLNNGMYHLVSENELKVGISLKARGIRLLLNLYKHPQLQVSGFITVSKYNNIIYLTQGGYIKCWDTSKLESTTRNTPKMLFTPLKNNILGLQSLAVTLSNLKMLYTDNNGNLAEYDWKFILKDKTKESKLLKLDYSFTNPGYFITPIKINELIEVDEIEQEKIRQEYQGYIDKNIELTAEHALIKKSYNQDIQHLNNEEQEELFQISTEDIELPNVSNNVNDNQKDKKNIATKESVSQKIQEIEKIDLETIMQKIKQIKKK from the coding sequence ATGAAAAAAGATAGAAAAGAAGAAATACAAGAAGTTACTGAAAACATTATTGAAAAAAATATGGCCGATATAATGTCTGATAGATTCGGACGTTATTCAAAATACATTATTCAACAAAGAGCAATTCCTGATGCTCGTGATGGACTAAAACCTGTTCAACGTCGGATTTTATATTCAATGTGAAATTTACATTTAAAAAATAGCGAACCTTTTAAAAAATCAGCTAGAATCGTTGGGGATGTTATCGGACGTTATCACCCTCATGGAGATAGTTCAATATACGAAGCATTAGTCAGAATGGCTCAAGATTGAAAAAGCAATTTCCCATTAATTGAAATGCATGGTAATAAAGGTTCAATTGATGATGACCCTGCCGCTGCAATGCGTTACACTGAATCAAGACTTGAAAAAATTAGTGAACTGATGTTGAAAGATTTAGACAGAAAAGTTGTAAAAATGGCTCCAAACTTTGATGACTCTGAATACGAACCAATTGTTTTGCCGGCCTTATTTCCTAATTTATTAGTTAACGGTGCTAAAGGAATTGCTGCTGGTTTTGCTACAGAAATCCCACCACATAATCTAGGCGAAGTTATTGATGCAACAATTGCATTAATCAAAAATCCTACAATATCAATTGAAGAATTAAGTGAAATAGTTAAAGGACCGGATTTCCCAACAGGAGCAATTATTAATGGTATAAATGAAATAAAAAAAGCTCTTTCAAGTGGGCAAGGTAGAATTACAATTTCTTCGAAATATCATTATGTTTATGATAAAAAAGATGAATCGAAAATTATTGGCATTGAAATAATTGAAATTCCTTTTGGGGTTGTTAAATCAAAATTAGTTGCCGACATTGATGCAATTGCAATAGATAAAAAAATTTCTGGTATTAAAGAAGTTTTGGATCAAACAGATAGAAACGGAATTTCAATATTTATTCAATTAGAAGACGGTGCAAATGCTGACGCAATAATTGCATACTTAATGAATAAAACCGAACTAAGTATCTCGTATAGTTATAACATGGTTGCAATTGACAATAACCGTCCAGTAATTCTAAATCTCTATAGTGCTTTAATTGCTTATTTAAGTCATTTAAAAGAAGTTAATATAAATGGTATTAATTATGATTTAAAGAAGTTTAAATTAAGACTTGAAATAGTTGAAGGGTTCATTAAAGTAGCTGAAATTTCTGATGAAGTTATACATTTGATTAAAGAAAGCGATAACTCAAAAAAAGGTGTTATCCTTGCATTGATGAATAAATTTAAATTTAGTGAATTGCAAGCAACAGCGATTGCTGAATTAAGATTGTATAAGCTTTCAAGAATGGATCAAATTGAATTTCAAGAAGAAAAGAAAAACCTTGAAATTCAAATTGAAAATTGCAATAAATTATTAAATGATAAATGAGAATTTAATCAATATTTAATAAAGCAATTGCTTGAAATAAAAAATCAATATTCAAAGCCAAGATTAACGGAAATTTCAGATCAAAAAATCGATAAAGAAATTGATCATAAATTATTGACAAAAAATGAAGATTTTTATTTATATATAACCAAAGATGGATATTATAAAAAAATAAGTTTAAAAGTTTATACTAGCAATGAATTAAGCACGTTCAAATTAAAAGAAGAAGACAATGTTTTCTATTTTGATAAAGTAAACTCATTATCAAAGATATTATTCTTTACAAATTTAGGGAATTATTTTATTATTGATTGCCATTTGTTTAAAGATTGCAATTGAAAAGATCTTGGCCAACATATTTCATCAATAGTAGCTCTAGAAAGCTCAGAAAAAATTATTAGAGTTATAGAAATTACGTCATTCAATAATTATGCAAACTTTATTTTAATGTCAAAATTAGGATATGCCAAAAAAGTTAATTTAAGAGATTTTGAAAATAAATCTTCTCTTAAAACAAAAACGTGCATGTCGTTTAAAGATGATAATGATGAATTAATAGATGCTCAAATTTCTAATGATGAAAAAATGCTATTTATTTTACTAAATAATGGTATGTATCATTTAGTTTCGGAAAACGAACTAAAGGTTGGAATTTCTTTGAAAGCAAGAGGCATTAGACTTCTTTTAAACTTATATAAACATCCTCAACTTCAAGTAAGTGGTTTTATAACAGTTTCAAAATACAACAATATAATTTATTTAACGCAAGGTGGCTATATAAAATGTTGGGATACTAGCAAATTAGAATCAACCACACGCAATACTCCAAAAATGTTGTTTACGCCACTAAAAAATAATATTTTAGGTCTTCAATCACTTGCTGTTACATTGAGCAATTTAAAAATGTTATACACTGATAATAATGGTAATTTGGCAGAATATGATTGAAAATTTATATTAAAAGATAAGACTAAGGAAAGTAAACTTCTTAAATTAGATTATTCATTTACTAACCCTGGGTATTTTATTACGCCAATAAAAATTAATGAATTAATTGAAGTTGATGAAATAGAGCAAGAAAAAATAAGACAAGAATATCAAGGATATATTGATAAAAATATTGAATTGACCGCTGAACATGCTTTGATTAAAAAATCCTATAATCAAGATATTCAACATTTAAATAATGAAGAACAAGAAGAACTATTTCAAATATCTACTGAAGATATTGAATTACCAAATGTTTCAAATAACGTTAATGACAACCAAAAAGATAAAAAAAATATAGCAACAAAAGAAAGCGTTAGTCAGAAAATACAAGAAATTGAAAAAATAGATCTTGAAACAATAATGCAAAAAATTAAACAAATTAAGAAAAAATAG
- a CDS encoding HAD-IC family P-type ATPase yields MKKCNFGSPSIKEKYLQINNQWANNAYRVLAIARKSLKKETIEKFNESSISKLQEHVENDLEIVGLVAMIDPPRESAKDAITLCKQAGIKPVMITGDNLNTAKAIAKNLGIYSDQDRAITGTELSNISDEELVQNIEKYSVYARVKPEDKLRIVNAWQQRKQVVAMTGDGVNDAPALKASDIGCAMGITGTEASKQAANVILADDNFATIVSAVANGRSIYQKIKNVIQSLLITSIAEIILLFIGLFLFKAIFSSAEWKVALGKSDLYIMSATQLLWINLFTHGFPAIALGLQDSKEDYMNRRPISKYESIFANQMGFNTLWKGILIGILSLITYYLAALYARNNGFNAEDILKAASTCSFLVLGISATFNSINLMTKKSIFISNPLYYWKVYASVIFSLAFLLIVVFVKNINLVFGGYTEIHSKPELLALGLALPLVIIPIYSIHKLIIYLIEKNKIKENKITEFKMILPPKQVKRNQKRH; encoded by the coding sequence TTGAAAAAATGTAATTTTGGTTCGCCTTCAATAAAAGAAAAATATTTACAAATAAATAATCAATGGGCAAATAATGCTTATAGAGTTTTAGCAATAGCAAGAAAATCCTTAAAAAAGGAAACTATTGAGAAATTCAATGAATCATCAATTTCTAAATTACAAGAGCATGTAGAAAATGATTTAGAAATTGTTGGATTAGTTGCAATGATTGATCCTCCAAGAGAAAGTGCAAAGGATGCTATTACATTATGTAAACAAGCGGGAATAAAACCTGTTATGATTACTGGCGATAATTTGAATACAGCAAAGGCAATAGCAAAAAATCTTGGTATATATAGTGATCAAGACCGCGCTATAACAGGAACTGAACTTTCAAACATTTCTGACGAAGAATTAGTTCAAAATATTGAAAAATACAGTGTTTATGCCAGAGTTAAACCAGAAGATAAATTAAGAATTGTTAATGCTTGACAACAAAGAAAACAAGTTGTAGCAATGACCGGTGATGGTGTTAATGATGCTCCAGCATTAAAAGCTTCAGATATAGGCTGCGCTATGGGTATAACAGGAACTGAAGCTTCTAAGCAGGCTGCAAATGTTATATTGGCAGATGATAATTTTGCCACCATAGTTTCAGCAGTAGCAAACGGAAGATCAATTTATCAAAAAATTAAAAACGTAATTCAAAGTTTATTGATTACATCGATTGCGGAGATCATTTTATTATTTATAGGTTTATTTTTGTTTAAAGCGATTTTTTCAAGCGCTGAATGAAAAGTGGCATTAGGAAAAAGTGATTTATATATAATGTCAGCCACTCAATTATTGTGAATCAATTTATTTACTCATGGTTTTCCAGCAATTGCATTAGGACTGCAAGATTCTAAAGAAGACTACATGAATAGAAGGCCTATATCAAAATATGAGTCAATATTTGCAAATCAAATGGGATTCAACACTTTGTGAAAAGGAATTTTGATTGGAATACTATCATTAATAACTTATTATTTAGCAGCGTTATATGCTAGAAATAATGGATTTAATGCAGAAGATATATTAAAAGCAGCATCTACTTGTTCATTTTTGGTTTTAGGTATATCTGCTACATTCAATTCTATAAACTTAATGACAAAGAAATCAATCTTTATATCAAATCCGTTATATTATTGAAAAGTTTATGCCTCAGTAATTTTTTCATTAGCATTTCTATTGATAGTAGTATTTGTAAAAAATATAAATCTAGTGTTCGGAGGCTACACCGAAATTCATTCTAAGCCCGAACTTTTGGCACTAGGATTAGCATTACCATTAGTAATTATTCCAATATATTCAATTCATAAATTAATCATATATTTAATTGAAAAAAACAAAATTAAAGAAAATAAAATTACAGAATTTAAAATGATATTACCTCCAAAGCAAGTCAAAAGAAATCAAAAAAGACATTAA
- a CDS encoding M20/M25/M40 family metallo-hydrolase yields MKKFITYKQSKEDFDEMIKNIANICAIPSISEEDFSSEFPFGKETDNALNYALNLAKSFGFNIYKDPKNRYGFAEFGNGDKIIGILAHLDVVPAGDESQWRTSAFVPVITNESIIGRGSLDDKGPAIINLYAMKYIHDHGLLSNEWKIRIIFGISEETTMKSMKSYLADFKDPYISYTPDGEWPLIYAEKMIYVTEIHFPKVPGVELNGGDVVNQIPDSTSLVLNEKPNIIKGIGGHGSTPEKGDNAIIKAINIASKENKEFAKSKLFKFIKENLNSKSFNLSNIFKNYSDFSGELSANLGIIRTLKNEYVLTFDFRVPVSHKIDDVTKSLNDYLKDEFGDDVFSKLQGFKEPKYIEQDSPIVRILMDTYNEAMNSNEKPLAIGGGTFARLIKTCVAFGSTKYMHLMHGPNEYFTFDEIKSSLEIYINALNRLQDLEK; encoded by the coding sequence ATGAAAAAATTTATTACTTATAAGCAAAGTAAAGAAGACTTTGATGAAATGATTAAAAATATTGCAAACATTTGTGCAATTCCTTCGATTAGTGAAGAAGATTTTAGTAGTGAATTTCCTTTTGGAAAAGAAACTGACAATGCTTTAAATTATGCATTAAATCTTGCCAAAAGTTTTGGATTTAATATTTATAAAGATCCTAAAAATCGTTATGGGTTTGCTGAATTTGGCAATGGAGATAAGATTATTGGAATACTAGCCCACCTTGACGTTGTTCCTGCAGGAGATGAAAGCCAATGACGTACAAGTGCATTTGTCCCAGTTATAACAAATGAATCAATTATTGGTCGTGGCAGTTTAGATGATAAGGGACCTGCTATTATTAATTTATATGCAATGAAATACATTCATGATCATGGCTTATTATCTAACGAATGAAAAATAAGAATAATATTTGGAATTTCAGAAGAAACCACAATGAAATCAATGAAGTCTTATTTGGCTGACTTCAAAGATCCTTATATTTCTTATACTCCTGATGGTGAATGACCTTTAATATATGCTGAAAAAATGATCTATGTAACAGAAATTCATTTTCCAAAGGTTCCAGGAGTTGAATTAAATGGGGGCGACGTTGTTAACCAAATTCCTGATTCAACATCTTTAGTATTGAATGAAAAACCTAATATTATTAAGGGAATTGGTGGACACGGCTCAACGCCTGAAAAAGGTGACAATGCGATAATTAAAGCCATTAATATAGCAAGCAAAGAAAATAAAGAATTTGCTAAATCTAAATTATTTAAATTTATTAAAGAAAATTTAAATAGCAAATCATTTAATTTAAGTAATATTTTTAAAAACTATAGTGATTTTTCGGGCGAATTATCTGCAAATTTAGGCATTATTAGAACCTTGAAAAATGAATATGTTTTAACTTTTGATTTTAGAGTCCCAGTTTCTCATAAAATTGATGATGTAACCAAAAGCTTAAATGATTATTTAAAAGATGAATTTGGCGATGATGTATTTTCAAAATTGCAAGGATTCAAAGAACCAAAGTATATTGAACAAGATTCTCCAATTGTAAGAATTCTTATGGATACATATAATGAAGCGATGAATTCAAATGAAAAACCTTTAGCAATTGGTGGCGGTACATTTGCAAGATTAATAAAAACTTGTGTCGCTTTTGGATCAACTAAATATATGCATTTAATGCATGGACCAAACGAATATTTTACATTTGATGAAATAAAATCATCACTTGAAATTTATATCAATGCATTAAATAGATTACAAGATTTGGAAAAATAA
- a CDS encoding diacylglycerol kinase family protein, whose product MLYIFYNSLSKSGKCQRKMYDIVSDAIKVFLQPEVKIFDIIKIKDSQNLVSQMDIEKDIVLLIGGDGTLTNITNKIHNIKPLPKIYAYKAGTGNDFLRSLKIKQDVQIIHKKYYLISPYITNLPTIKFKNDQDERSFLNGIGFGIDAVIAKKVNDEKMLKNKSSFAKVTINAFKTFKTIPLIKINVDGKELEFKNVWLASIMNNCYFGGGMKLAPNCNNTDKLNLIIINNVSKWKLAWLFFSVYSGKHLRYKKYVHEIQGYKFSMECKEMHFMQLDGETFDIENKIYISKKNN is encoded by the coding sequence ATGCTATATATATTTTATAATTCTCTATCAAAGAGTGGAAAATGTCAAAGAAAGATGTATGACATAGTTTCTGACGCCATTAAAGTATTTTTACAACCTGAGGTAAAAATATTTGACATTATAAAAATTAAAGACAGTCAAAATCTAGTTTCTCAAATGGATATAGAAAAAGATATTGTTTTATTAATCGGCGGTGATGGAACATTAACCAATATCACTAATAAAATTCACAATATAAAACCTTTACCCAAAATTTATGCATATAAAGCAGGAACGGGCAACGATTTTCTAAGGTCTTTAAAAATAAAACAAGATGTTCAAATAATACATAAAAAATATTATTTGATATCTCCTTACATTACCAACTTACCAACAATTAAATTTAAAAACGACCAAGATGAAAGATCTTTTTTAAATGGCATTGGTTTTGGTATTGATGCAGTTATTGCAAAAAAAGTTAATGATGAAAAAATGCTTAAAAATAAATCGTCATTTGCTAAAGTAACAATAAATGCATTTAAGACATTCAAGACAATTCCTTTAATAAAAATTAATGTAGATGGAAAAGAATTAGAATTTAAAAATGTTTGATTAGCTTCAATTATGAATAATTGTTATTTTGGTGGTGGAATGAAATTAGCTCCTAATTGTAACAATACAGACAAATTAAATTTAATCATTATTAATAACGTCTCTAAATGAAAATTAGCATGATTATTCTTTTCGGTATATAGTGGAAAACATTTACGTTATAAAAAATATGTACATGAAATTCAAGGATATAAATTTAGCATGGAATGTAAGGAAATGCACTTTATGCAACTTGACGGCGAAACATTTGATATAGAAAATAAAATATATATAAGCAAAAAGAATAATTAA